The window CCTCTTCGGCCCATAAGGCCCTTCGCGAAGGGATACATATGGGCCAACACCCAGAAGCTGAAGAAGAGCCCACCAAGCAGTTTGCTCCACTGCGGGATCTCGCTGTACACCGTCCTCGACACGCCGATCACCATGGCCACCAGGTTCACCACGATGATGGTGAGCGGCGGGATGAAGAGGCTTGTCCACTTGACCACGTACAAGTCGGCGTAGATGTCGTCTTCGTCCTCGTTCGCCGACTTGGAGGTTAGCGTGAAGGAGATCTCGATGCCGGCGATCACCTTGAGCAGTCCCTGCAACACCGCCGCTAGATGCGCGCTCGTGCCGCCGATGGCCCAGAATTGCTCGTTCCTCCACCACTCTTCTAATGCGATCCCGGACCACTTCACCTCCAGCAAGGATAGCAGGATGAGCGTGGTGGTGATGAGGAGGAGGTAGATGAGGAAGGTCATGTTTAGGGTCTGCACGATGAAGGTGCCGCTGAAGAGGGAGAGCGCCGGGAGGAAGCAGTAGGTGAGGAGGAAGATGGAGGTGAAGGGGTAGATGCCGACGTTGAGGTAGGAGATGCGCTGCAGAAATTTGAGGCGCGACGAGGCGAGGAAGGCGTTGTTGCGCGAGAAGAAGATCTCCACGGAGCCAGTCGCCCATCGCAGCACTTGGTGTAGCCGGTCGGTGAGGTTGATCGGCGCTGTTCCTCGGAAGGCGTCGCGCTTGGTGATGCAGTAGATCGACCGCCAACCGCGATTATGCATCCTGTAGCCCGTCACCACGTCCTCTGTCACGGATCCGTAGATCCACCCAATCCTCTCCCCCCACTCTGATTTATCCTCGTACCTGCACGCAAGTTGTTCGATGAAACTTTCGGTAGAAAGTAGACGATGAAATTGCATCGATAGGCGCACCAACCAGCAGGAGATGACGGAAACAGCCTCCGCGAGGGTGGCCGCGTCGAGGGTTGGGCGTGGCTCCAGCAAGGCACCGGGCGGGCGACCGTTCTTGATACCTGGGTGGTCGGCCAAGGGGCGGCCTTGAAACTCAGCCACTGCAATGGAATCGATGAACATTTTGGAGTTGCCAAATTTAATCGGCGTGATGAGGTCCGGGTGCGTGGCCATCGACTGTGCCTCCTCGCCCAAGCTCCCCGAATTGGGCGGTTCAGGCGGCGGCGGCGCTGGACGCTTGTTCTGGCCGTAGAGTCCCGTGTACTCATTGGCGCGCGGGGGGTTGAATCCGTAGAGCGCGTAGCGGCGGAAAAGGCAGCCGGTGCCGACGTACATGGGGCCTTGGAGACCGTCTAGGGCGCGCATGTTGCCGTCGAAGAAGACGGTGTTGTGGTTGGCGTAGCGATCGGAGGGGTCGATGCCCTCGAAGCGCTGCGGGAACTGGACGTAGCAGACGCGGTCGCCGCCACGGTCCATCATGTAGCACATGCCCTCCCTGATGGCAAACGAGTTGTAGATGTAATGGTCGCAGTCGAAGTTGAGGATGAAGGGGCCGTTGGAGAGGATGGCTGAGGCGCGCACCATGGCATTCATGGCGCCGGCCTTCTTGTTATGGTCGTATCCTGGGCGCTTCTCGCGGGAGACGTACCCAAACATCGGTAGGCGGGTGTCGATGCCCGTGAAGTCGAGGTACGGGTGCTCGCCCGGAAAACCGTAGACTGGCTCGTGATGGGGAGTGTTGATCATCACCTGGAGGATGCCAGCATGGTCGCCCTTGGAATGATCTGGCGAAGGAGCCGCCCAAGTGCCCGGCCAGTGCGTAGAGTCGGCCATCCA is drawn from Zingiber officinale cultivar Zhangliang chromosome 1B, Zo_v1.1, whole genome shotgun sequence and contains these coding sequences:
- the LOC121986365 gene encoding cellulose synthase-like protein D5 — its product is MPSSPTKKTPVKFARRTSSGHVVSLSRDEDVDVAGEFISSGGPNDYANYTVHMPPTPDNQPYNAAAAGVSGGPSCKPDDLPAPPYRKRATRLSKDEGDFVGGGGGGDASGKLDRRVSVMKSPNNKSMLLRSQTSDFDHNRWLFETKGTYGIGNAFWSKDEVEYDEEGEPMRMTDFLEKPWKPLTRKVQVSPGILSPYRLLVVVRFVFLILFLSWRVRNPNPDAMWLWGLSIVCEIWFAFSWLLDQLPKLNPINRVADLAALREKFDMPSPTNPLGRSDLPGLDVFISTADPEKEPPLVTGNTILSILATEYPVEKLSVYVSDDGGALLTFEAMSEAASFAQVWVPFCRKHNIEPRNPDSYFGIKRDPTKNKKLPDFVKDRRWIKREYDEFKVRINGLPDAIRRRSEVLNARERKLARQRSGGSEEGSTAAAVDSKSPPAATWMADSTHWPGTWAAPSPDHSKGDHAGILQVMINTPHHEPVYGFPGEHPYLDFTGIDTRLPMFGYVSREKRPGYDHNKKAGAMNAMVRASAILSNGPFILNFDCDHYIYNSFAIREGMCYMMDRGGDRVCYVQFPQRFEGIDPSDRYANHNTVFFDGNMRALDGLQGPMYVGTGCLFRRYALYGFNPPRANEYTGLYGQNKRPAPPPPEPPNSGSLGEEAQSMATHPDLITPIKFGNSKMFIDSIAVAEFQGRPLADHPGIKNGRPPGALLEPRPTLDAATLAEAVSVISCWYEDKSEWGERIGWIYGSVTEDVVTGYRMHNRGWRSIYCITKRDAFRGTAPINLTDRLHQVLRWATGSVEIFFSRNNAFLASSRLKFLQRISYLNVGIYPFTSIFLLTYCFLPALSLFSGTFIVQTLNMTFLIYLLLITTTLILLSLLEVKWSGIALEEWWRNEQFWAIGGTSAHLAAVLQGLLKVIAGIEISFTLTSKSANEDEDDIYADLYVVKWTSLFIPPLTIIVVNLVAMVIGVSRTVYSEIPQWSKLLGGLFFSFWVLAHMYPFAKGLMGRRGRTPTIIWVWAGIVSITVSLLWISINPPDGSPTGEIDV